ccagggggacccccccccaccagcccagggtgctcccagccccgtccaacctggccttggacccttccagggctggggcacccacagctccccagtgccagcgcctcgccgcccccacagtaaagaatttcttccaaCAGCTGCTCTACATCTCCCCTCTTTTAGCTTAAACccattcccccttgccctgGCACTATGTGCCCTCGTACAAAGTCTCTCTGGCGATGGGATGGGGGCTGGTGGGGCCAGGTCTCCGGCAGAGCAGGTGCTCGTCTCCATCCCTGGTTGTCTCCCAGGGGGTGGACGAAGGACCAGATGGGCTGAGGCTGATCTCAGACATTATCCATGAAAAACTGGGAATAGAGATGAGCGTCCTCATGGGGGCCAATATTGCAAACGAAGTGGCAGAAGAGAAGTTCTGTGAAACGACCATCGGTAAGGAGCCGTGACCCCTTCGCGTTAGCAGCCCTTGTTTCTAGCGagcaggaaaaggcaaaggGGCGAACGTGGTGCGGCTGGAACCGCTGCTGCCTGGCGTGAGCCGGCCCTTTGTCCCTGGGGAGTTAGGCTCCCGTAGGAGCTGGATGAACTCAGGGTTTACGATGTGATCGCTCCCTTCgttaaaaatgtgcatttcacAGACCCTGAGGATCAGGGAGCCTGCCTGGTGCAAATTAGAGGGGTGGCCACCGAGAGACCCTTTAGAAACAAGAGTCACCTTCGTTCCCTTGGGCTTCAAGGCACGCTCACCTGGATCTCATGTTGTTGCCAACCAGGGCCACTTGAAAGTTTATCTGGCGACTGTTCCTAACATCCTCCGCGCTGGCTGTGAGTTGTGCACAGCAGCCAAAACCAACCAGAAGGGTTTGGTGGGTTAGAAATTACGGGATTCCAAGCGTCTGTACattaaacaaatgcaaatgtgctgtgcaggaggctgcagggacTGGGGAGGTGTAAGCAGAGCGTGCTGGCGCTGCAAGCTCTCGCACAGGACACCTCAAGAACATGGGAGAATTTTCCAAATCCAAATGTGCAATGTTGGAAGATGCCTTTAATCTCCTGGGCATGGAGTTTCTGCCTGGCTTGACACAGCAGTAGGGATTATCCCCATTTTCTGGGAATCCCGACGTTGAACCTTGCTTATCTGGCAGGCAATGTGTGCGTGGCGCTTTGTGGACCTGGAAAAGTTTAGCGATGTCTCTCCGTTGGGCAACAGGTTCCCCTTGCTACAAAGGTTGTGGTGGAGGAGAGCGGCACAGTCCTGCCTTAGGGTCTCCTTGcatcatcttcctcctcctccctttgtCTCATCAGGCTGCAAGAACGCGCAGCACGGGCGGACGCTGAAGGAGCTGATGCAGACGCCAAACTTTCGGGTGACGGTGGTGGAGGAGGCTGACACCGTAGAGATCTGCGGGGCTCTCAAGGTGGGTGAGCTGCTCACCGGGCTTTGTGGGTCTTAGTCAGCAGGGCCTGTGGTTCTCTAGGAGCTCTGGGGTGGAGGCTGCCGGCTGAATGATCCTGCTGGATACTGCCCTGTGGCTCGCTGAGACCTTTGAGTCCCCCTTTGGAGGGATCTGTGGACGTGTCCTGTCCAGGGAGGAGGGATGACGATCGCTGGCAtaggcaggggcaggcaggagcctgtGCTTGGGATCACGCATGGACACCACAAAGCCCTGAGCTCCTTTGGGAACAgatccctctgtgctgctgctcttttccagAACGTCGTGGCTGTCGGAGCTGGTTTCTGCGATGGGCTCGGCTATGGAGACAACACAAAAGCTGCCGTGATCCGTCTGGGACTGATGGAGATGATCGCCTTTGCCAAAGTCTTCTGTAAGGGCTCCGTCACCGCCACCACCTTCCTGGAGAGCTGCGGGGTCGCGGACCTCATCACGACCTGCTACGGTGGCCGCAATCGCAAGGTGGCCGAGGCTTTCGTCAAGACGGGGAAGGTaagaggagcagggagcaggcaaGGCTGATGTCTGCAGGGAGATGAACCCAATTAGCATCGTGGTACCATGCCTTCGTTTGCTGCCGCAGCCTGGCTCCGGGGAGGGAGCGCGGGGCGGCGGGTGGGCTTGCAGGGTCCAGCTCCCTCACCGTTGGGTTCTTTCAGTCTAttgagcagctggagaaggagatGTTGAatgggcagaagctgcagggtCCCCCGACGTCTGCCGAGCTGCATCGCATCCTTAAAAGCAAGAACTTAGTGGAGAAGTGAGTGCTGTCACCTCTCTCGTCCCCTttttggggctggggctgggctctttcctgcagctgtgggagggGAAGCCCCccctcagcatctctgctgctcgGGTCGGTCTCTGCACTGCCCAGGGTGGGAACAGCCAACGTGCCGCCGTCCCACCCGCTCCCACCCCGTGGTCCTGCACGTCGCAGCAGAAGCCGGGGTGCTCTGCCAGCCGTGGCGACAGGGCAAGGGGTGACTTTGTCCATCTGCCCACAGGTTCCCCCTCTTCACAGCCGTGTATCGGATCTGCTACGAGGGCAAACCTGTTACCGATGTCATCAAGTGTCTCCAGAACCACCCTGAGCACATGTAGGTGGGTTCTGCCTGCAAAACCACTGATCCTGCCGAGAGGAGCCGAGAGCTCCTGCCCACACCTACTTGCTCTGCTGCTACAGCTTTGTAAGGGGTCCGGATTTCCTGGGAGCCTTGCAGAGTTGCTGGAAGGGCAGAGGttccctttcccagccctggaCACTGCCAGCCTGAGCCTGGCATCTGCACGGAGGTACCTGCTGATCTCCCTTTCTCTCTGAAGGGCTCGtggaactgctgctgctgcgtggGGTCTGCCCAGCGCAGTGCTGAGCATTTTCCCCCTTTCAATTTCTCTTGCCCTGATGGATTCAGTTCAGGGACTCTGCCAGGTCATCCTGATGGCTCCGGGCTGTGCAGAAGGCACCGCCTGGAAGGACGAGCTTTGCTGTTAGCTCCACGGGGCCACTTTGCATGATGCCAGCCCtttcctgcttgctgctgttcttggctTAACTCTCATGGAGCGGGCACAGCTCCCTGCCGGGCTCCACCGGGGTGGCTGAAGCTCCTCAGGACTTTCAAAGGGGCTGAGGATCACTCTTCTTTCTAAGCAACGCCAGCATAGAAGATAGCAGcattcttttcccaccctgccatgtgctgcttccccagccaccaccagctgctcctggcGGACGCTGTGGCCAACgcttcagctgctcctggtGAACACCATGGCCAATGCTTCAGATGCGAGGGCAGCCCCAAGGCGCAACTTCCGAGCTTGGTTTGTTTAGCTTTTTTGCTCTTGCAATCAAACCTGGCCCCTGCACCCAGGGAACTCCCCTGTTGTCACACGTTTGCCTGTGCTAATTCCACGTCCACTGACTGTCCCTGGACAGCTTTTCTCCCTCTGGTCAGTTTGTCCTCTGGCTGGCTTGGGCAATGCAGGGACCAACTGCCCCAAAGTCTTTCTGAGCAGCTGGCAGGCTGCGTAACCCTTGGCAGCGTACCTGACAAAGCAGTTGGGTCATGTTGCTTTTAGATGAATGATCCACAGCGCCTTTTTGCCATTTCCTTGGCTTGCTCCGGTCTATGCCTTATCCCGGTCTTTTGCTTCTCCATGTGGCTTCCGAGAACACGGGTTCCGTGCTTACTTTCCCTGC
Above is a window of Falco biarmicus isolate bFalBia1 chromosome 19, bFalBia1.pri, whole genome shotgun sequence DNA encoding:
- the GPD1 gene encoding glycerol-3-phosphate dehydrogenase [NAD(+)], cytoplasmic — encoded protein: MGGKKVCIVGSGNWGSAIAKIAGTNAARLSTFESQVSMWVLEEEVGGRRLTDIINTEHENVKYLPGHKLPPNVVAEPDLLKACTGADILLFVVPHQFIGQVCDQLKGHVKKDAVGVSLVKGVDEGPDGLRLISDIIHEKLGIEMSVLMGANIANEVAEEKFCETTIGCKNAQHGRTLKELMQTPNFRVTVVEEADTVEICGALKNVVAVGAGFCDGLGYGDNTKAAVIRLGLMEMIAFAKVFCKGSVTATTFLESCGVADLITTCYGGRNRKVAEAFVKTGKSIEQLEKEMLNGQKLQGPPTSAELHRILKSKNLVEKFPLFTAVYRICYEGKPVTDVIKCLQNHPEHM